Proteins from a single region of Drosophila biarmipes strain raj3 chromosome 3R, RU_DBia_V1.1, whole genome shotgun sequence:
- the LOC108025342 gene encoding cytosolic carboxypeptidase 6 isoform X2: MGDSDSEDSDGEGGLGNVSRVIIRPPGQSGKAKRGHLCFDAAFETGNLGKAELVGEFEYDLFLRPDTCNPRFRFWFNFTVDNVKQDQRVLFHIVNISKSRNLFSSGLTPLVKSSSRPKWQRLSKRQVFFYRSAMHQGHYVLSFAFIFDKEEDVYQFALAWPYSYSRLQSYLNVIDARQGADKRFTRCVLIKSLQNRNVDLLTIDHVTAKQRSTNRLDRSFIRVIVILCRTHSSEAPASHVCQGLIEFLVGNHPIAGVLRDNFVFKIVPMVNPDGVFLGNNRCNLMGQDMNRNWHIGSEFTQPELHAVKGMLKELDNSDTYQIDFVIDLHANSSMHGCFIYGNTYEDVYRYERHLVFPRLFASNAPDYVADHTMFNADERKAGSMRRFSCERLSDTVNAYTLEVSMAGHYLKDGKTISLYNEDGYYRVGRNLARTLLQYYRFINILPMPIVTEVRGKRRGRNRHAHHSRSRSKTRYEVKPRPKTPRCHAPIAYTNLSICYDSGGGGGSSDEGGFSPTRPLAPGSSCFSGYRNYRRAATASCSQHPGHDQYSPFALGALKTGSDHGGGIGGSKGKRSAAVTIEVPLPVNVPPKPYLSIIDLNQLTRGSLKLKSNSFDAADRR, translated from the exons ATGGGCGACTCAG ATAGCGAGGACAGCGATGGAGAAGGCGGTCTGGGCAACGTCTCCCGGGTAATCATCCGCCCGCCGGGTCAAAGTGGCAAGGCCAAGAGGGGGCACCTCTGTTTCGATGCGGCTTTCGAGACGGGAAACCTGGGAAAGGCGGAGCTGGTGGGCGAGTTCGAGTACGACTTGTTCCTTCGGCCGGATACTTGCAATCCGCGCTTTCGCTTCTGGTTCAACTTCACCGTGGACAATGTGAAGCAGGATCAGCGGGTGCTCTTCCACATCGTGAACATCAGCAAGAGCAGGAACCTGTTCTCCTCGGGACTGACTCCTTTGGTGAAGAGCTCCAGCCGACCCAAGTGGCAGAGGTTGTCCAAGCGCCAGGTGTTCTTCTACCGGTCGGCCATGCACCAGGGCCACTACGTGCTCAGTTTCGCCTTCATTTTCGACAAGGAGGAGGACGTCTACCAGTTCGCCCTGGCCTGGCCGTACAGCTACTCCCGGTTGCAGTCCTATTTGAATGTGATTGATGCCCGCCAGGGAGCGGATAAGCGGTTCACTCGATGCGTGCTCATCAAATCACTG CAAAACCGCAACGTGGACCTGCTGACCATCGACCATGTGACCGCCAAACAGCGCTCCACCAACCGCTTGGACCGCAGCTTCATCCGGGTGATAGTGATCCTCTGCAGGACGCACTCCAGCGAGGCTCCAGCCTCTCATGTGTGCCAGGGTCTCATCGAGTTCCTGGTGGGCAACCATCCCATCGCCGGCGTCCTGAGGGACAACTTTGTCTTCAAGATTGTGCCCATGGTGAATCCGGACGGGGTCTTCCTGGGCAACAACCGCTGCAATCTGATGGGCCAGGACATGAATCGCAACTGGCACATTGGCTCGGAGTTCACGCAGCCGGAGTTGCATGCGGTGAAGGGCATGCTGAAGGAGTTGGACAATTCAGAT ACCTACCAGATTGACTTTGTGATCGACCTGCACGCCAATAGCAGCATGCATGGTTGCTTCATCTACGGGAACACCTACGAGGATGTCTACAGGTACGAGAGGCACCTGGTCTTCCCGCGACTCTTCGCCAGCAATGCGCCGGACTACGTGGCGGATCACACGATGTTCAATGCGGATGAACGAAAGGCGGGCAGCATGCGGAGATTCAGCTGCGAGAGACTCAGCGACACGGTGAATGCCTACACGCTGGAGGTCTCCATGGCGGGGCACTACCTCAAGGACGGCAAGACCATCTCCCTGTACAACGAAGACGGCT ACTACCGCGTGGGCAGGAATCTGGCCAGGACCCTGCTGCAATACTATCGCTTCATCAACATCCTGCCCATGCCGATTGTGACCGAGGTCCGGGGCAAGAGGCGGGGGCGCAACCGCCATGCCCACCACTCCCGATCCCGCTCGAAAACCCGCTACGAGGTGAAGCCCAGGCCCAAAACGCctcgctgccacgcccccatcGCCTACACCAACCTGAGCATATGCTACGACTCGGGCGGAGGAGGTGGGTCCTCGGACGAGGGTGGGTTCTCACCCACCCGACCCTTGGCGCCCGGCAGCAGCTGCTTCAGCGGGTACCGGAATTACCGGAGGGCTGCCACCGCCAGTTGCTCCCAGCACCCCGGGCACGACCAGTATTCCCCCTTCGCGCTGGGAGCCCTGAAAACGGGCAGCGATCACGGCGGAGGTATCGGAGGCTCCAAGGGCAAGCGGTCAGCAGCGGTCACCATCGAGGTTCCGCTGCCCGTGAACGTGCCCCCCAAGCCATACCTGTCCATCATCGATTTGAACCAGCTGACGAGGGGAAGCCTCAAGCTGAAGTCCAACAGCTTCGACGCCGCGGACAGGAGATAG
- the LOC108025342 gene encoding cytosolic carboxypeptidase 6 isoform X4: MLGIACDPLQHTSMYERGSDDSEDSDGEGGLGNVSRVIIRPPGQSGKAKRGHLCFDAAFETGNLGKAELVGEFEYDLFLRPDTCNPRFRFWFNFTVDNVKQDQRVLFHIVNISKSRNLFSSGLTPLVKSSSRPKWQRLSKRQVFFYRSAMHQGHYVLSFAFIFDKEEDVYQFALAWPYSYSRLQSYLNVIDARQGADKRFTRCVLIKSLQNRNVDLLTIDHVTAKQRSTNRLDRSFIRVIVILCRTHSSEAPASHVCQGLIEFLVGNHPIAGVLRDNFVFKIVPMVNPDGVFLGNNRCNLMGQDMNRNWHIGSEFTQPELHAVKGMLKELDNSDTYQIDFVIDLHANSSMHGCFIYGNTYEDVYRYERHLVFPRLFASNAPDYVADHTMFNADERKAGSMRRFSCERLSDTVNAYTLEVSMAGHYLKDGKTISLYNEDGYYRVGRNLARTLLQYYRFINILPMPIVTEVRGKRRGRNRHAHHSRSRSKTRYEVKPRPKTPRCHAPIAYTNLSICYDSGGGGGSSDEGGFSPTRPLAPGSSCFSGYRNYRRAATASCSQHPGHDQYSPFALGALKTGSDHGGGIGGSKGKRSAAVTIEVPLPVNVPPKPYLSIIDLNQLTRGSLKLKSNSFDAADRR, translated from the exons ATGTTGGGAATAGCCTGCGATCCGCTCCAGCATACGAGCATGTACGAACGCGGCTCAGATG ATAGCGAGGACAGCGATGGAGAAGGCGGTCTGGGCAACGTCTCCCGGGTAATCATCCGCCCGCCGGGTCAAAGTGGCAAGGCCAAGAGGGGGCACCTCTGTTTCGATGCGGCTTTCGAGACGGGAAACCTGGGAAAGGCGGAGCTGGTGGGCGAGTTCGAGTACGACTTGTTCCTTCGGCCGGATACTTGCAATCCGCGCTTTCGCTTCTGGTTCAACTTCACCGTGGACAATGTGAAGCAGGATCAGCGGGTGCTCTTCCACATCGTGAACATCAGCAAGAGCAGGAACCTGTTCTCCTCGGGACTGACTCCTTTGGTGAAGAGCTCCAGCCGACCCAAGTGGCAGAGGTTGTCCAAGCGCCAGGTGTTCTTCTACCGGTCGGCCATGCACCAGGGCCACTACGTGCTCAGTTTCGCCTTCATTTTCGACAAGGAGGAGGACGTCTACCAGTTCGCCCTGGCCTGGCCGTACAGCTACTCCCGGTTGCAGTCCTATTTGAATGTGATTGATGCCCGCCAGGGAGCGGATAAGCGGTTCACTCGATGCGTGCTCATCAAATCACTG CAAAACCGCAACGTGGACCTGCTGACCATCGACCATGTGACCGCCAAACAGCGCTCCACCAACCGCTTGGACCGCAGCTTCATCCGGGTGATAGTGATCCTCTGCAGGACGCACTCCAGCGAGGCTCCAGCCTCTCATGTGTGCCAGGGTCTCATCGAGTTCCTGGTGGGCAACCATCCCATCGCCGGCGTCCTGAGGGACAACTTTGTCTTCAAGATTGTGCCCATGGTGAATCCGGACGGGGTCTTCCTGGGCAACAACCGCTGCAATCTGATGGGCCAGGACATGAATCGCAACTGGCACATTGGCTCGGAGTTCACGCAGCCGGAGTTGCATGCGGTGAAGGGCATGCTGAAGGAGTTGGACAATTCAGAT ACCTACCAGATTGACTTTGTGATCGACCTGCACGCCAATAGCAGCATGCATGGTTGCTTCATCTACGGGAACACCTACGAGGATGTCTACAGGTACGAGAGGCACCTGGTCTTCCCGCGACTCTTCGCCAGCAATGCGCCGGACTACGTGGCGGATCACACGATGTTCAATGCGGATGAACGAAAGGCGGGCAGCATGCGGAGATTCAGCTGCGAGAGACTCAGCGACACGGTGAATGCCTACACGCTGGAGGTCTCCATGGCGGGGCACTACCTCAAGGACGGCAAGACCATCTCCCTGTACAACGAAGACGGCT ACTACCGCGTGGGCAGGAATCTGGCCAGGACCCTGCTGCAATACTATCGCTTCATCAACATCCTGCCCATGCCGATTGTGACCGAGGTCCGGGGCAAGAGGCGGGGGCGCAACCGCCATGCCCACCACTCCCGATCCCGCTCGAAAACCCGCTACGAGGTGAAGCCCAGGCCCAAAACGCctcgctgccacgcccccatcGCCTACACCAACCTGAGCATATGCTACGACTCGGGCGGAGGAGGTGGGTCCTCGGACGAGGGTGGGTTCTCACCCACCCGACCCTTGGCGCCCGGCAGCAGCTGCTTCAGCGGGTACCGGAATTACCGGAGGGCTGCCACCGCCAGTTGCTCCCAGCACCCCGGGCACGACCAGTATTCCCCCTTCGCGCTGGGAGCCCTGAAAACGGGCAGCGATCACGGCGGAGGTATCGGAGGCTCCAAGGGCAAGCGGTCAGCAGCGGTCACCATCGAGGTTCCGCTGCCCGTGAACGTGCCCCCCAAGCCATACCTGTCCATCATCGATTTGAACCAGCTGACGAGGGGAAGCCTCAAGCTGAAGTCCAACAGCTTCGACGCCGCGGACAGGAGATAG
- the LOC108025342 gene encoding cytosolic carboxypeptidase 6 isoform X3 — translation MLGIACDPLQHTSMYERGSDDSEDSDGEGGLGNVSRVIIRPPGQSGKAKRGHLCFDAAFETGNLGKAELVGEFEYDLFLRPDTCNPRFRFWFNFTVDNVKQDQRVLFHIVNISKSRNLFSSGLTPLVKSSSRPKWQRLSKRQVFFYRSAMHQGHYVLSFAFIFDKEEDVYQFALAWPYSYSRLQSYLNVIDARQGADKRFTRCVLIKSLQNRNVDLLTIDHVTAKQRSTNRLDRSFIRVIVILCRTHSSEAPASHVCQGLIEFLVGNHPIAGVLRDNFVFKIVPMVNPDGVFLGNNRCNLMGQDMNRNWHIGSEFTQPELHAVKGMLKELDNSDVSTVVWKESPLSPPFQTYQIDFVIDLHANSSMHGCFIYGNTYEDVYRYERHLVFPRLFASNAPDYVADHTMFNADERKAGSMRRFSCERLSDTVNAYTLEVSMAGHYLKDGKTISLYNEDGYYRVGRNLARTLLQYYRFINILPMPIVTEVRGKRRGRNRHAHHSRSRSKTRYEVKPRPKTPRCHAPIAYTNLSICYDSGGGGGSSDEGGFSPTRPLAPGSSCFSGYRNYRRAATASCSQHPGHDQYSPFALGALKTGSDHGGGIGGSKGKRSAAVTIEVPLPVNVPPKPYLSIIDLNQLTRGSLKLKSNSFDAADRR, via the exons ATGTTGGGAATAGCCTGCGATCCGCTCCAGCATACGAGCATGTACGAACGCGGCTCAGATG ATAGCGAGGACAGCGATGGAGAAGGCGGTCTGGGCAACGTCTCCCGGGTAATCATCCGCCCGCCGGGTCAAAGTGGCAAGGCCAAGAGGGGGCACCTCTGTTTCGATGCGGCTTTCGAGACGGGAAACCTGGGAAAGGCGGAGCTGGTGGGCGAGTTCGAGTACGACTTGTTCCTTCGGCCGGATACTTGCAATCCGCGCTTTCGCTTCTGGTTCAACTTCACCGTGGACAATGTGAAGCAGGATCAGCGGGTGCTCTTCCACATCGTGAACATCAGCAAGAGCAGGAACCTGTTCTCCTCGGGACTGACTCCTTTGGTGAAGAGCTCCAGCCGACCCAAGTGGCAGAGGTTGTCCAAGCGCCAGGTGTTCTTCTACCGGTCGGCCATGCACCAGGGCCACTACGTGCTCAGTTTCGCCTTCATTTTCGACAAGGAGGAGGACGTCTACCAGTTCGCCCTGGCCTGGCCGTACAGCTACTCCCGGTTGCAGTCCTATTTGAATGTGATTGATGCCCGCCAGGGAGCGGATAAGCGGTTCACTCGATGCGTGCTCATCAAATCACTG CAAAACCGCAACGTGGACCTGCTGACCATCGACCATGTGACCGCCAAACAGCGCTCCACCAACCGCTTGGACCGCAGCTTCATCCGGGTGATAGTGATCCTCTGCAGGACGCACTCCAGCGAGGCTCCAGCCTCTCATGTGTGCCAGGGTCTCATCGAGTTCCTGGTGGGCAACCATCCCATCGCCGGCGTCCTGAGGGACAACTTTGTCTTCAAGATTGTGCCCATGGTGAATCCGGACGGGGTCTTCCTGGGCAACAACCGCTGCAATCTGATGGGCCAGGACATGAATCGCAACTGGCACATTGGCTCGGAGTTCACGCAGCCGGAGTTGCATGCGGTGAAGGGCATGCTGAAGGAGTTGGACAATTCAGATGTGAGTACAGTAGTTTGGAAAGAATCCCCTCTGAGCCCTCCCTTCCAGACCTACCAGATTGACTTTGTGATCGACCTGCACGCCAATAGCAGCATGCATGGTTGCTTCATCTACGGGAACACCTACGAGGATGTCTACAGGTACGAGAGGCACCTGGTCTTCCCGCGACTCTTCGCCAGCAATGCGCCGGACTACGTGGCGGATCACACGATGTTCAATGCGGATGAACGAAAGGCGGGCAGCATGCGGAGATTCAGCTGCGAGAGACTCAGCGACACGGTGAATGCCTACACGCTGGAGGTCTCCATGGCGGGGCACTACCTCAAGGACGGCAAGACCATCTCCCTGTACAACGAAGACGGCT ACTACCGCGTGGGCAGGAATCTGGCCAGGACCCTGCTGCAATACTATCGCTTCATCAACATCCTGCCCATGCCGATTGTGACCGAGGTCCGGGGCAAGAGGCGGGGGCGCAACCGCCATGCCCACCACTCCCGATCCCGCTCGAAAACCCGCTACGAGGTGAAGCCCAGGCCCAAAACGCctcgctgccacgcccccatcGCCTACACCAACCTGAGCATATGCTACGACTCGGGCGGAGGAGGTGGGTCCTCGGACGAGGGTGGGTTCTCACCCACCCGACCCTTGGCGCCCGGCAGCAGCTGCTTCAGCGGGTACCGGAATTACCGGAGGGCTGCCACCGCCAGTTGCTCCCAGCACCCCGGGCACGACCAGTATTCCCCCTTCGCGCTGGGAGCCCTGAAAACGGGCAGCGATCACGGCGGAGGTATCGGAGGCTCCAAGGGCAAGCGGTCAGCAGCGGTCACCATCGAGGTTCCGCTGCCCGTGAACGTGCCCCCCAAGCCATACCTGTCCATCATCGATTTGAACCAGCTGACGAGGGGAAGCCTCAAGCTGAAGTCCAACAGCTTCGACGCCGCGGACAGGAGATAG
- the LOC108025342 gene encoding cytosolic carboxypeptidase 6 isoform X1 has protein sequence MGDSDSEDSDGEGGLGNVSRVIIRPPGQSGKAKRGHLCFDAAFETGNLGKAELVGEFEYDLFLRPDTCNPRFRFWFNFTVDNVKQDQRVLFHIVNISKSRNLFSSGLTPLVKSSSRPKWQRLSKRQVFFYRSAMHQGHYVLSFAFIFDKEEDVYQFALAWPYSYSRLQSYLNVIDARQGADKRFTRCVLIKSLQNRNVDLLTIDHVTAKQRSTNRLDRSFIRVIVILCRTHSSEAPASHVCQGLIEFLVGNHPIAGVLRDNFVFKIVPMVNPDGVFLGNNRCNLMGQDMNRNWHIGSEFTQPELHAVKGMLKELDNSDVSTVVWKESPLSPPFQTYQIDFVIDLHANSSMHGCFIYGNTYEDVYRYERHLVFPRLFASNAPDYVADHTMFNADERKAGSMRRFSCERLSDTVNAYTLEVSMAGHYLKDGKTISLYNEDGYYRVGRNLARTLLQYYRFINILPMPIVTEVRGKRRGRNRHAHHSRSRSKTRYEVKPRPKTPRCHAPIAYTNLSICYDSGGGGGSSDEGGFSPTRPLAPGSSCFSGYRNYRRAATASCSQHPGHDQYSPFALGALKTGSDHGGGIGGSKGKRSAAVTIEVPLPVNVPPKPYLSIIDLNQLTRGSLKLKSNSFDAADRR, from the exons ATGGGCGACTCAG ATAGCGAGGACAGCGATGGAGAAGGCGGTCTGGGCAACGTCTCCCGGGTAATCATCCGCCCGCCGGGTCAAAGTGGCAAGGCCAAGAGGGGGCACCTCTGTTTCGATGCGGCTTTCGAGACGGGAAACCTGGGAAAGGCGGAGCTGGTGGGCGAGTTCGAGTACGACTTGTTCCTTCGGCCGGATACTTGCAATCCGCGCTTTCGCTTCTGGTTCAACTTCACCGTGGACAATGTGAAGCAGGATCAGCGGGTGCTCTTCCACATCGTGAACATCAGCAAGAGCAGGAACCTGTTCTCCTCGGGACTGACTCCTTTGGTGAAGAGCTCCAGCCGACCCAAGTGGCAGAGGTTGTCCAAGCGCCAGGTGTTCTTCTACCGGTCGGCCATGCACCAGGGCCACTACGTGCTCAGTTTCGCCTTCATTTTCGACAAGGAGGAGGACGTCTACCAGTTCGCCCTGGCCTGGCCGTACAGCTACTCCCGGTTGCAGTCCTATTTGAATGTGATTGATGCCCGCCAGGGAGCGGATAAGCGGTTCACTCGATGCGTGCTCATCAAATCACTG CAAAACCGCAACGTGGACCTGCTGACCATCGACCATGTGACCGCCAAACAGCGCTCCACCAACCGCTTGGACCGCAGCTTCATCCGGGTGATAGTGATCCTCTGCAGGACGCACTCCAGCGAGGCTCCAGCCTCTCATGTGTGCCAGGGTCTCATCGAGTTCCTGGTGGGCAACCATCCCATCGCCGGCGTCCTGAGGGACAACTTTGTCTTCAAGATTGTGCCCATGGTGAATCCGGACGGGGTCTTCCTGGGCAACAACCGCTGCAATCTGATGGGCCAGGACATGAATCGCAACTGGCACATTGGCTCGGAGTTCACGCAGCCGGAGTTGCATGCGGTGAAGGGCATGCTGAAGGAGTTGGACAATTCAGATGTGAGTACAGTAGTTTGGAAAGAATCCCCTCTGAGCCCTCCCTTCCAGACCTACCAGATTGACTTTGTGATCGACCTGCACGCCAATAGCAGCATGCATGGTTGCTTCATCTACGGGAACACCTACGAGGATGTCTACAGGTACGAGAGGCACCTGGTCTTCCCGCGACTCTTCGCCAGCAATGCGCCGGACTACGTGGCGGATCACACGATGTTCAATGCGGATGAACGAAAGGCGGGCAGCATGCGGAGATTCAGCTGCGAGAGACTCAGCGACACGGTGAATGCCTACACGCTGGAGGTCTCCATGGCGGGGCACTACCTCAAGGACGGCAAGACCATCTCCCTGTACAACGAAGACGGCT ACTACCGCGTGGGCAGGAATCTGGCCAGGACCCTGCTGCAATACTATCGCTTCATCAACATCCTGCCCATGCCGATTGTGACCGAGGTCCGGGGCAAGAGGCGGGGGCGCAACCGCCATGCCCACCACTCCCGATCCCGCTCGAAAACCCGCTACGAGGTGAAGCCCAGGCCCAAAACGCctcgctgccacgcccccatcGCCTACACCAACCTGAGCATATGCTACGACTCGGGCGGAGGAGGTGGGTCCTCGGACGAGGGTGGGTTCTCACCCACCCGACCCTTGGCGCCCGGCAGCAGCTGCTTCAGCGGGTACCGGAATTACCGGAGGGCTGCCACCGCCAGTTGCTCCCAGCACCCCGGGCACGACCAGTATTCCCCCTTCGCGCTGGGAGCCCTGAAAACGGGCAGCGATCACGGCGGAGGTATCGGAGGCTCCAAGGGCAAGCGGTCAGCAGCGGTCACCATCGAGGTTCCGCTGCCCGTGAACGTGCCCCCCAAGCCATACCTGTCCATCATCGATTTGAACCAGCTGACGAGGGGAAGCCTCAAGCTGAAGTCCAACAGCTTCGACGCCGCGGACAGGAGATAG